CTTGACCATACTAGTCCATACATCAGCCGCCGAGGGTTTGGAGGCTAGCGTTTCTATTCGAGCCACCAAAGGAGTTTTGGGAGCTAGGGTTTCTGGGTCAGCCATAGTTGGGGCCTTCACAGAGAGAATCACAGGTTCGCCGTTCTGGTTTGCTAGGATTTGCTGGGTACCTGGCGAGGCAGAGGCCGAAGCCTCCTCAGGTGGAGCCAACGGGGTAGACGGCTCTGCAGGTTGTTTCCTGGCCAGATCAACTTGCGACGAAAGTGATTGGGCAGACAATGATTCCGAGGAACCTGTAGCAACGGGAGAGACGGTCTTCATAAGATCTAGGTCACGGGGGAAACATGAGGAGCAGAAAGGGATTTTGTGGTGGAGGTCGATAAATTGCGGGATTTTTTTGGAGAAGTGTTTTTGGGGGGTTTTTTCTTCCCCATGAAAAGGAGAGAACCTGAAGAAAGAAGCGAAGCAGGATTCCGACGCCGTGAGAGACGCCGACAGAcaagagaaaaagaaatcacTTTGTTGCCTGAAAAATCACtaggaaagagaaaaaaaatcgtTCCTTCTTTTCCCTTAATATACGAATATACTATGATAATATGAATGATCAACAACTTGACATCGAATCATTAAAAGACTGTTTAGCATGTACCACAATTCTGAGCCTTCGTATTTGACTTCTCTTCGTGAAAAGTTTGATTTgtctaaaaaaattgaattaggGCCCGTTTGTTTCTCCATCTGGATGGACCATCTCGATgaagatgagagttttgtttgtttaggcactaaaagtgcaactcattcagatggatcatccggatgacttttggaaatttaggcttaattttaaaatccattcagctgaaccaatttggatcatttgaatggagatgattcattcaaaatggtataatgtctattatacccctaatgtaattcacaaattacaaacctaaacataatatcatttttgtcacaaacgaaaactgacaaaactataaaaacacTTTTTTCCAGTGCGAAAAACTactttttcacgccaaaaccccaaaacgcattttcccgctaaaattacaaaaaaaaatgtttttccgtcaaaattgcaaaaacatgtttttccgcaaaaaccaaaaacatgttttcatgccaaaatcacaaaaaaaatattttcacgcCAACAccccaaaatacatttttccgacaaaacacaaaaaaaaacacgttttcccgccaaagtcGCAAACCGTGTTTTCcagccaaaattgcaaaaacgtgttttcccgccaaaaccaaaaaatgtgttttcccgccaaaaccaaaaaacgtgttttcttgccaaaaccgaaaatttgtattttcccgccaaaaccgaaaaatctcgttttctcgcaaaaactgtaaaaatgtgTTCCCGCcgaaaacgcgttttcccgccaaaaccgcaaaaacgcattttcccgccaaaaccgcagaaacgcgttttcccgccaaaaccacaaaaacgcgttttcccgccaaaaccgcaaaaaaaacggtttcccgccaaaaccgcaaaaacgcgttttcccgccaaaaccgcagaaaagcgttttcccgccaaaaccgcaaaaacgcgttttcccgccaaaaccgcaaaaaaacggtttcccgcgaaaaccgcaaaaacgcgatttcccgccaaaaccgcaaaaacgcgatttcccgccaaaaccgcaaaaatgcggtttcccgccaaaaccgccaAAACGCggtttcccgtcaaaaccgcaaaagcatgttttcccgccaaaatcgtaaaaaatgtgttttcctccaaaaacgcaaaaaatgcgttttcccgccaaaaacgtgttttcccgacaaaaccgcaaaaacgcattttcccgccaaaattgcaaaaaatgagtttttccgccaaaatcgcaaaaacgtggttccctccaaaaccgcaaaaatgtattttctcgccaaaaacgtgttttcccgccaaaaccgcaaaaacctgTTTTCTCGCCAACaccaaaaatttgtattttcccgccaaaaccgaaaaatatcGTTTTCCCGCTagaaccgaaaaatcttgttttccgccaaaacataaaaattgagttttctcgctaaaaccgaaaaacttgttttcccgcccaaaccgcaaaaagaaaactcgttaattttgaaataattctaatgtaaatatattaaactaaataattaaatgtaatatagttaaaattaatattaaacatatgattaaatcaacacaaggatattttggtaatttctttactaaactcatttgaatggaaatgaaaataaagaaacaaacataaaatccatttagatgattcatctagatgagctatgtggatggacaaacaaacaatcacaaaaatctgaatggatcatttgaatagatcatacaaatgaatcatctggatggagatgacaaatggtgaaacaaacaACCCCTTAGTAAAATAGAAATtgacagaagaagaaaaaactatatattttactagCATCTGTTTTCATTCCCCAACTCCATGCAAGTAAGTTGAATTGATTTTATGTAGCATCTAATGTAACCCACTTGAACTGATGAATAATCGCAAATTTGAATATGATCAACATATAATCCATGTAGATTAATTGATTACTAATTGCGATTTTTGGTCGTACACCCAAATACGTCATACGCGAAATATATTAACGAAAAATATAAGAACCTAAAAGCATGAGAGTTTCTCAGCACAAGATCATATGATCTTAACACACAGCAAGCTTAGTAGATAACATATAATGATCAGTCCATCTAATTCAAGACTGGTCTGCGAAGGAGCCTTGAAGGAGCCCATCTCTGATCTGAGTAGCCACATCGCGTACTGCTCCTGGTCCGTGGGGAATGAACACAGCAGAGGATTTGGAACTGGCACCAATCTCCTTCATGGTGTCGAAGTACTGCGTAACAAGTACCATGTCCATCACATCTTTAGCAGTTGTCCCGGGAACATTCACAGAGAAGCCCAAGACACTGTCGCGTAACCCGTCAACGATGGCTTGCCTCTGACGGGCGATACCAAGACCAGAAAGGTACTTGGCCTCGGCTTCACCTTCAGCTCGCTTGATCTGCAGGATTTTCTCAGCCTCAGCCTTTTCGTTTGCAGCCAACCTCATCCTTGCAGCTGTAAAGGAGAAGTCATGATTTACAAGAAAGAAGAATTAAGTCTATAGATGAAGACTAGTGACGGGAAGGTTTTTGTTACCAGCGTTGATTTCGTTCATGGCTCGTTTGACATGCTCGTCAGGCTCGATGTCAACAATGAGAGTTTGGACAATCTCAAAACCGTAAGCAGACATCGCCTACAAGTGACGGAGAGAGATACGAAGTGAACAACCATCCATAAGCGcagccaaaaaaaaacacaaaagaacgattattatatatataccttcTCGAGCTCCTCTTCAACAGCTTTGGCAATTTCATTCTTCTGCTCAAAGACGTCATCCAGAATCAGCTTGGGGACACTTGCTCTGATAACTgcaaacaagaacaaaaaaagaagtcaGTTTCTTTAACACAATCATTCATCTAAATCATGGGCCCTTTACAGTGAGACTAACCATCAAAGACGTAAGCTTGGATCTGGCTCCTTGTGTTACTGAGCTTGTAGAAGGCATCATTAGCATT
The window above is part of the Brassica napus cultivar Da-Ae chromosome C3, Da-Ae, whole genome shotgun sequence genome. Proteins encoded here:
- the LOC106424903 gene encoding hypersensitive-induced response protein 1, encoding MGNLCCCVQVDQSTVAIKETFGKFEDVLEPGCHFLPWCLGQQVAGYLSLRLQQLDVRCETKTKDNVFVNVVASIQYRALANNANDAFYKLSNTRSQIQAYVFDVIRASVPKLILDDVFEQKNEIAKAVEEELEKAMSAYGFEIVQTLIVDIEPDEHVKRAMNEINAAARMRLAANEKAEAEKILQIKRAEGEAEAKYLSGLGIARQRQAIVDGLRDSVLGFSVNVPGTTAKDVMDMVLVTQYFDTMKEIGASSKSSAVFIPHGPGAVRDVATQIRDGLLQGSFADQS